The Halorussus gelatinilyticus genome contains the following window.
CCGCGTTGGTCGTTGGGTCCGCGTTGGTTGTTGGGTCCGCGTCGGTCGTTGCGGCCGCGTCAGGTGTTTCGGCCGGGCCGGTCGCCGACGACCGACCCGGCCGACGCCGTTATACTCGTCCAAGCCGTGTCTCCCTACGACATGCCCCACCCCGTGTTCAACCGCGAGACGCTGCTGGACATTTCGGTGAACATCATTCCGCTCGTCATCCTACTGTTCTTCACGGTGTTCCTCCTGCTGTTCTCGCCGTGGCCGGAGAACCTCTTCCTCCAAGCGATCGCGCTCGGACTGCACCTCATCCCGTTCGTCCTGTTGGCCATCCTGACGTACATCGCGGCCTACTACATCTGAGGATTCGCGGCGTGGCGATTCCGACGTGGAAATTCGGCGGTGGCGTCTCCACCGCGGCGCTTGCCGTCAGTTTCACTTTCGCTCCGGACGGCTCACTTTCATACCCGTCCCGAGACAACTCTCGAATATGATAGCTCGGTTCGCTCGCGGGGAACGGTCGGCCGACGACACCGACAGGACGATACTCGACGTCTCGGACGTCGAGACCGACCGCGTGAACGAGTACGTCGGCGAGTGGTTCCCCGACGTGGCCGACGTTCACCTCGAACGCAAGGGCGGCAAGACGTTTCTGGTCGCCGGGGAGTAGCGCCGGACGGCGCTACTCGCCGCGGACGACCACACGGAGTAGCCAGTCGGTCTCTCGTCGGGCAGTCGCAGTTCTACCACGAGCGAGACGGTGACGCGACCGGGCGCGCGTCGGAGACGGTTGACGTAACAGTTTAGGTAGACCGGCCAGTACCCTGAGTCATGCCGGACTGTCCACTCGCTGAAGAGTGCCCGAGTTTTCAGGAACGAATCGAGGGAATGGGATGCCAACACTACGGCGACCGCGGCGGGGCCGAATGGTGTCAACACTACAGTCAGCCCATCTCCGAACTCAAGACCGCGCCGGTCCAACCCGGCGAAGAGGTCGTCGTGGACGTAGAGGACATCCACGAGAGCGGTGCCGGCGTCGGTCGCACCGACGACGGGTTCATCGTCATGGTAGACGGCGTCCTCCCCGAGGCCCGCGCGAAGGTGCGGGTCACGAACGTTCACGGAAACCACGCGGAGGGAGAGGAGGTAGAGCGACTGCCGATGGACGACGAGGAGACCGACGAGACGGACGCGGAGTCGGACGCCGACTCGGAAACCGACGACGGCGACGCGGACGACGGGGACGATAGGTCGAACCGGACGCGACTCGGCAGTCGGGACAACTTCTGGGGGAGCTAACCTCCGGTCCCGGCGGCCGGTCGCGTCGGGGTGGACAGTCCCAACAGCGTGCATCTATCGCGTCCGGTCGTCGCGGCGGGTTTTTTCGTGCCGAGTGCGTACCACCGACCATGAGCGCACGCCACGCGGAGACCGACCCGTCGCGGGCGGGTGATGGCCCGTGAGCGACCGACACGACGTGGACGAGATTCTCGACCGCGCTGGGTTCGACGCCGAGACCAGCGTCCTGACGCGGCGACAGGCCGAGGTGCTGGCCCTGCGCGAGCGCGACGTCGCGCAGGCGGCCATCGCCGACCGACTCGGCACCTCGCGCGCCAACGTCTCCAGCGTCGAGGCCAGCGCCCGCGAGAACGTCCGGAAGGCCCGCGAGACCGTCGCGTTCGCCGAGGCGCTCCGCGCACCGGTCCGCGTCGCGGTCGAGACGGGCACCGACCTCTACGACGTGCCCTCGCGGGTCTACGACGCCTGCGACGAGGCGGGCGTGAAGGTCAACCACGCCGCGCCCGAGTTGATGAAGCGCGTGAGCGACGAGGCCGGGGACGCCGTGGAGGGCCGGGAGGTCCACGAGGACTTGCTCATCGGCGTGACGACCGACGGTGCAGTGACGGTCAGGAAGTCCCGCGAAGTCGGCCGCGAGACGTGATTTTGCACCGTCTTCGACATCGTCTAGCTGCTTTTCGGTAGTCTGTAGTCACCCGAAATCCTGCGAACTCGTTCGCCGACGTTCGTTCACATCGCGTCCCGCCG
Protein-coding sequences here:
- a CDS encoding Tfx family DNA-binding protein, with amino-acid sequence MSDRHDVDEILDRAGFDAETSVLTRRQAEVLALRERDVAQAAIADRLGTSRANVSSVEASARENVRKARETVAFAEALRAPVRVAVETGTDLYDVPSRVYDACDEAGVKVNHAAPELMKRVSDEAGDAVEGREVHEDLLIGVTTDGAVTVRKSREVGRET
- a CDS encoding DUF6684 family protein; this translates as MPHPVFNRETLLDISVNIIPLVILLFFTVFLLLFSPWPENLFLQAIALGLHLIPFVLLAILTYIAAYYI
- a CDS encoding TRAM domain-containing protein, with protein sequence MPDCPLAEECPSFQERIEGMGCQHYGDRGGAEWCQHYSQPISELKTAPVQPGEEVVVDVEDIHESGAGVGRTDDGFIVMVDGVLPEARAKVRVTNVHGNHAEGEEVERLPMDDEETDETDAESDADSETDDGDADDGDDRSNRTRLGSRDNFWGS